The following are encoded in a window of Rhodothermus bifroesti genomic DNA:
- a CDS encoding protein phosphatase CheZ, with protein MATQHIHDLLSKLNELRAVFILGQRAIPFIEEVVYFLREISPLLEEVNDSLADSTRKMPKASSQLKSVTQATEMATTEILDLIDVVLRELDEFNQSRSQAPQYLEQLIALDQELQQRLPSALRAELEACFATRHQLYAALQEPLVHQDRLIASVRERMNRIMLALQVQDITAQQLAAVNHLIESVRQRMAHLIQRLGGEVLEGLDMASLFTPGTFDPHAHYDRSGKRQQRADAIIEAFQQGDLAEAPLASQDEIDALFSGSAPTSQSAIDALFNGTPTSQQEIDALFGGKTPASQDEIDALFNKPRS; from the coding sequence ATGGCTACGCAGCACATTCACGACCTGCTCTCTAAGCTCAACGAGCTACGGGCTGTTTTCATCTTAGGACAACGGGCCATTCCGTTCATTGAAGAAGTGGTTTACTTCCTACGGGAAATCTCACCGCTTCTAGAAGAAGTCAACGATTCGTTGGCCGATAGCACACGAAAAATGCCCAAGGCCAGCTCGCAGCTTAAAAGCGTCACGCAGGCCACGGAAATGGCCACAACGGAGATCCTGGACCTGATCGATGTGGTGCTGCGCGAGCTGGACGAATTTAACCAATCGCGAAGCCAAGCACCGCAATACCTCGAACAGCTCATTGCGCTTGATCAAGAGCTGCAGCAACGCCTGCCCAGTGCGCTACGGGCAGAACTGGAGGCCTGCTTTGCCACACGCCACCAGCTTTACGCAGCCCTTCAAGAACCTTTAGTGCACCAAGATCGCCTTATTGCTTCGGTGCGGGAACGCATGAACCGCATTATGCTGGCGCTTCAGGTGCAAGACATCACGGCCCAGCAATTAGCCGCCGTCAACCACCTCATCGAGTCTGTGCGCCAACGCATGGCGCATCTGATCCAACGCCTAGGAGGCGAAGTTCTCGAAGGACTGGACATGGCCAGTTTGTTTACTCCAGGCACATTCGACCCGCATGCCCACTACGACCGAAGCGGGAAACGCCAGCAGCGGGCTGACGCCATTATCGAAGCCTTCCAACAAGGAGATTTAGCTGAAGCGCCCCTGGCTTCGCAAGACGAAATCGATGCCCTCTTTAGCGGTAGCGCACCAACTTCTCAAAGCGCAATCGACGCGCTGTTTAACGGGACACCGACCTCGCAGCAAGAAATCGATGCCCTCTTTGGCGGCAAAACCCCTGCTTCGCAAGACGAAATTGATGCCCTTTTTAATAAACCACGGTCCTAA
- a CDS encoding chemotaxis response regulator CheY: MKFLVVDDSPTMRRIVCNALREIGYTDVIEAGDGVDALEKLEQETVDFVITDWNMPNMNGLELTRTIRNHSRLSNLPILMVTTRGMKEDVLAAMQARVNNYIVKPFTPEVLREKINLILKTA, from the coding sequence ATGAAATTCTTGGTCGTTGACGACTCTCCCACCATGCGGCGCATTGTATGCAATGCGCTCCGTGAAATCGGCTATACCGACGTGATCGAAGCCGGCGACGGCGTCGATGCACTGGAAAAACTCGAGCAGGAAACGGTCGACTTTGTTATCACCGACTGGAACATGCCCAACATGAACGGACTGGAGCTAACGCGGACTATCCGAAACCACAGTCGCCTGAGCAACCTGCCTATCCTGATGGTCACTACCCGAGGCATGAAAGAAGACGTGCTTGCCGCCATGCAGGCACGCGTGAACAACTACATCGTTAAGCCCTTCACTCCTGAAGTGCTCCGCGAAAAAATCAACCTGATTCTCAAAACTGCCTAA
- a CDS encoding response regulator produces the protein MAKTVLVVDDSSTARKFVTFALRAQGLTVLTACDGLEALEKLAQTPVDLVITDLNMPKLDGIGLVQALRADPEYAHIPILVLSSLEDAELVSQSQQLGVQAYLTKPFDAQRLQYEVAKFIS, from the coding sequence ATGGCCAAGACCGTTCTGGTCGTCGACGATTCCAGCACCGCAAGAAAGTTTGTCACTTTCGCCCTGCGTGCGCAGGGCCTAACGGTACTGACAGCTTGCGACGGCCTAGAAGCTTTAGAGAAACTGGCCCAAACGCCGGTAGATCTGGTCATTACCGACCTGAATATGCCCAAGCTGGATGGGATAGGGCTGGTGCAGGCGCTTCGCGCAGACCCGGAGTACGCCCACATTCCTATCCTGGTGCTGTCCTCGCTCGAAGATGCCGAGCTGGTCAGCCAAAGCCAGCAACTGGGCGTGCAAGCCTACCTCACCAAACCTTTTGATGCCCAACGCCTACAGTACGAAGTTGCCAAATTTATCTCGTAA
- a CDS encoding CheR family methyltransferase, whose translation MSLLAHLPLTPQQGALSDEDFQQLRDLIYQTTGIFFQENKRYLLESRVRRRLTELKLPSARDYVHLLSNGQSSEELRRLINAITINETFFFRAPGQLEVIENHLVPEWLQLRRPIRIWSAGCSSGEEPYTIALFLRHNLLPRYPQLRFEIIGTDINTEVLQQAQEGLYGSYAIRNLPPEYLQRYFIAAGNYYRLRPEIRQMVQFRVLNLVDTLAMQAMRDFDLIICANVLIYFDDNIKRRVVQSFYRSLVPGGYLFIGFSETLYGISQAFHPVRCGKTIVYRKELQPEETSGN comes from the coding sequence ATGAGCCTGCTGGCCCACCTACCACTTACGCCCCAGCAAGGTGCACTTTCCGACGAGGACTTTCAGCAGTTACGCGACCTGATTTACCAAACAACCGGCATTTTCTTTCAGGAGAATAAGCGTTATCTGCTGGAAAGCCGCGTCAGACGCCGTCTCACCGAGCTTAAGCTGCCTAGCGCGCGTGACTACGTGCACCTGCTGAGCAACGGGCAAAGCAGTGAAGAGCTCCGCAGGCTTATCAATGCGATTACCATTAATGAAACGTTCTTTTTTCGTGCCCCCGGGCAGCTTGAGGTTATAGAAAACCACCTTGTGCCCGAATGGCTGCAGCTCAGGCGTCCTATTCGCATTTGGAGCGCCGGTTGCTCCAGCGGTGAGGAGCCCTATACAATCGCGCTTTTCTTGCGACACAACCTACTGCCTCGCTACCCCCAGCTTCGCTTTGAAATCATCGGTACCGACATTAACACCGAAGTGCTCCAGCAAGCTCAAGAAGGGCTATACGGAAGTTATGCCATACGCAACCTTCCCCCCGAGTACCTACAACGCTATTTCATTGCAGCAGGCAACTACTACCGGCTTCGCCCGGAAATCCGCCAGATGGTTCAGTTTCGCGTGCTCAACCTGGTTGATACGCTGGCCATGCAGGCCATGCGAGATTTCGATCTGATCATCTGCGCTAATGTTTTGATCTATTTCGACGATAATATCAAACGCCGGGTGGTACAGTCTTTCTACCGAAGTCTGGTGCCTGGCGGCTATCTGTTTATTGGATTTTCTGAGACGCTTTATGGCATCAGCCAGGCGTTTCATCCGGTACGCTGTGGCAAGACCATTGTGTATCGGAAGGAACTTCAGCCGGAGGAAACGTCAGGCAACTAA
- a CDS encoding HEAT repeat domain-containing protein, with protein sequence MVLPDGFAHPDPAVRLDTLITFLAQTPPEEAVQVAALCLHDSDPGIREEAAQYLSAHPTPEAAQAIAPIIQHPELPIRNLAGELLVRIGRPAVEALLPFVDSPNADVRKFAIDVLAQLPAQDVADRIAAHIEDPDVNVRLSVIDALGMLKATGYAPLLRQRYADHPQERAHILTALGAFRDPRDLKLIETALNDPDPVVRYAAAEALARYPIPEVLTLLLQQLAQATPEARPLILYDLIEAYESAPAPRPPLPETLRPYFLEMLFEPDLEFKKAAIRGLRYLFDTATLEALLEHAGQHDELDIALFEAIATHPETLTCIARCAESGRMSLNAAAGFTIALLAQGCIDDVQLPQAAQFLQAHFENLDAETKMAAITLALQLQHPAFSNLVQQGLHDPDPSVRHYADDVLYATQRK encoded by the coding sequence ATGGTTTTACCCGACGGTTTTGCCCACCCAGACCCAGCAGTACGCCTGGATACCCTGATCACTTTTCTGGCGCAAACGCCGCCCGAAGAAGCTGTTCAGGTTGCTGCCCTGTGCCTGCACGATAGCGATCCAGGCATCCGTGAAGAGGCTGCTCAGTACTTGAGTGCCCACCCGACACCAGAGGCAGCGCAAGCCATAGCACCCATCATTCAGCACCCTGAGCTTCCGATACGGAATTTAGCCGGTGAACTTTTAGTACGCATAGGTCGACCAGCTGTTGAAGCGCTGTTGCCTTTTGTAGATAGCCCAAACGCTGACGTTCGCAAATTTGCCATCGATGTGCTGGCCCAGCTTCCAGCCCAGGACGTAGCAGACCGAATTGCAGCGCATATCGAAGACCCCGATGTCAATGTGCGGCTTTCCGTGATCGATGCCTTAGGCATGCTGAAAGCCACAGGCTATGCTCCCCTGCTGCGCCAGCGATACGCGGATCACCCGCAAGAGCGAGCGCACATTTTAACCGCCCTGGGGGCCTTCCGCGACCCGCGGGATTTGAAGCTAATCGAAACCGCCCTAAACGATCCAGATCCAGTGGTGCGCTACGCTGCAGCCGAAGCCTTAGCCCGCTACCCGATCCCTGAAGTGCTTACGCTACTTTTGCAACAACTTGCTCAAGCTACCCCAGAAGCACGACCCCTTATTCTGTACGATTTGATCGAAGCCTACGAATCGGCTCCAGCACCTCGGCCTCCTTTACCTGAAACACTTCGGCCCTACTTTTTGGAAATGCTCTTTGAGCCCGACCTAGAGTTCAAAAAGGCCGCCATTCGAGGCCTGCGATATCTGTTCGATACGGCAACGCTAGAGGCCTTGCTGGAGCATGCTGGGCAGCACGACGAGCTAGACATCGCCCTGTTTGAAGCAATCGCTACACATCCAGAAACGCTGACCTGCATTGCCCGCTGCGCAGAAAGTGGACGCATGTCGCTCAATGCCGCGGCTGGATTTACCATCGCCCTATTGGCTCAAGGCTGTATCGACGACGTGCAACTTCCACAGGCTGCCCAGTTCCTTCAAGCTCATTTTGAAAACCTGGATGCTGAAACCAAAATGGCGGCCATCACGCTCGCGCTCCAGCTGCAACACCCAGCCTTTAGTAACCTAGTGCAGCAGGGGCTGCACGACCCAGACCCCAGCGTGCGCCACTATGCCGACGATGTGCTGTACGCTACGCAGCGTAAATGA
- a CDS encoding chemotaxis protein CheW — protein MQSHTKHASLLQLVSFLIDQEEFGVDILNVQEIIRPVDITRVPNAPAFVEGVINLRGRIVPVVDLRKRFNLPTRERDKNSRIIVVELGDKIVGFMVDAVRQVLRVDASVIEPPPELAIGIDAGYITGVAKLEDRLLILLDLERILSEEEKQELRPVQERAEAHMA, from the coding sequence ATGCAATCGCACACCAAGCATGCTTCCCTGCTTCAGCTGGTCAGCTTTCTGATTGATCAGGAAGAATTTGGGGTTGACATCCTCAATGTGCAAGAAATCATTCGGCCTGTCGACATTACGCGCGTGCCGAATGCCCCAGCTTTTGTCGAAGGGGTCATCAACCTACGGGGCCGTATTGTACCTGTAGTTGACCTACGCAAGCGTTTTAACCTGCCTACCCGTGAGCGCGACAAAAACTCACGTATCATTGTCGTAGAGCTGGGCGATAAGATTGTGGGCTTTATGGTCGATGCTGTACGCCAGGTGTTGCGCGTAGATGCCAGCGTTATCGAGCCTCCACCAGAGCTGGCTATTGGCATCGACGCGGGCTACATCACGGGTGTAGCCAAGCTAGAAGACCGGTTACTGATCTTACTGGATCTGGAACGCATTCTCTCAGAAGAGGAAAAGCAAGAGCTCCGGCCTGTTCAGGAGCGTGCCGAGGCCCATATGGCATAA
- a CDS encoding flagellar hook protein FlgE has translation MIRSLRTGVSGLKSHQVRMDVISNNIANVNTTAFKRGRAAFNELFGQTLLGVGRTAGGRGINPAYVGLGVAVGSIDVNFAQGALENTGVATDLGLNGDGFFVVRGGDRLYLTRAGNFTVNRFGELVTNTGLQVQGWAFDENGQLRSAALQDVRIPLNATAPPKRTENIYIRGNLSAEAAIGDSMNVSTIVYDAQGRTYTLIIRFTKTNTNEWQWEVLDANSNPILDSSGNPQSGTLSFNNDGTLDLDSDPTTYPDAGTLNIPFEWDIDGDSTFETFTLNLAGDDAAMTQFAGSTTAMVRNQDGVPPGSLVGFSINQEGIVELNFSNGQQQRLYQIVLGMVNNPNGLQQEGDNLWSLTSASGDLMLGRAGAEMNRTVIVAGTLEMSNVDLATEFTDMIVTQRGYQASARIITTSDEMLQELVQLKR, from the coding sequence ATGATTCGCTCACTCCGCACCGGCGTCTCCGGACTCAAAAGCCACCAGGTCCGCATGGACGTCATCTCCAACAACATTGCCAACGTCAACACTACGGCCTTCAAGCGTGGTCGCGCTGCCTTCAATGAACTCTTTGGCCAGACCCTGCTGGGTGTAGGTCGAACGGCTGGCGGCCGTGGCATCAACCCTGCTTATGTTGGCCTGGGCGTCGCGGTTGGATCGATCGATGTCAACTTTGCCCAGGGTGCCCTTGAAAACACGGGCGTGGCCACCGATCTAGGCCTCAACGGTGACGGGTTCTTTGTCGTGCGCGGGGGCGATCGGCTTTACCTGACACGTGCCGGCAACTTTACAGTCAATCGCTTTGGCGAACTGGTGACCAATACCGGCCTGCAAGTGCAAGGCTGGGCTTTTGACGAAAACGGCCAGTTGCGCTCGGCAGCTTTGCAGGATGTGCGCATTCCGCTCAATGCCACGGCTCCCCCAAAACGCACCGAAAACATCTATATCCGTGGAAACCTCAGTGCCGAAGCCGCAATCGGCGACAGCATGAACGTCTCGACCATCGTGTACGACGCGCAGGGACGAACCTATACGCTGATCATCCGCTTTACCAAAACCAATACTAACGAATGGCAATGGGAAGTCCTGGACGCCAACAGCAATCCCATCCTCGACAGTAGCGGCAATCCCCAAAGCGGCACGCTGTCGTTTAACAACGATGGGACCTTGGATTTGGACAGCGACCCTACGACGTATCCGGATGCCGGCACCTTAAACATACCGTTCGAGTGGGATATTGATGGCGATAGTACGTTTGAGACGTTCACGTTGAATTTGGCTGGTGACGATGCTGCAATGACCCAGTTTGCAGGCTCTACCACTGCCATGGTCCGTAACCAGGACGGGGTTCCCCCGGGGTCGCTTGTGGGCTTCAGCATCAACCAAGAGGGCATTGTTGAGCTTAACTTTTCCAACGGCCAGCAACAACGGCTCTATCAGATTGTCCTGGGCATGGTCAACAACCCTAACGGCCTCCAGCAAGAAGGAGACAACCTTTGGAGCCTTACCAGTGCCTCAGGGGACCTGATGCTGGGTCGCGCTGGTGCCGAAATGAACCGTACTGTGATCGTAGCTGGAACGCTCGAAATGAGCAATGTGGACCTAGCTACTGAGTTCACTGACATGATTGTTACCCAGCGAGGTTACCAGGCTTCGGCGCGTATCATTACCACCTCCGACGAAATGCTCCAAGAACTGGTACAGCTAAAACGATAA
- a CDS encoding TIGR02530 family flagellar biosynthesis protein, protein MQVQELAQRVSSAAGLPSTARSSEISRTHDPPEGTFAHVLRQVQTAGEGLRLSAHAQQRIAQRHIAFDELLARQLSQAVQELASKGAREALVLHPEAAFIISVPNRTVVTALDRQEMPQRIFTQIDSAYIL, encoded by the coding sequence ATGCAGGTACAAGAACTGGCCCAACGCGTTTCGTCTGCTGCTGGGCTGCCTTCGACGGCTAGATCCTCAGAAATATCCCGAACGCATGACCCGCCAGAAGGCACGTTTGCCCACGTCCTTCGTCAAGTGCAAACTGCTGGTGAAGGGTTGCGCCTTTCGGCGCATGCCCAGCAACGCATCGCGCAGCGCCATATTGCCTTCGACGAACTTCTGGCGCGACAGCTGAGCCAAGCGGTGCAGGAGCTAGCCAGTAAAGGCGCCCGAGAGGCCTTAGTGCTTCACCCTGAAGCTGCCTTCATCATCAGTGTGCCCAACCGCACCGTGGTTACTGCACTCGACCGCCAGGAAATGCCACAGCGCATTTTTACGCAGATTGACAGTGCTTACATCTTGTAA
- a CDS encoding flagellar hook assembly protein FlgD, with translation MSLIAPIEAIRNQALQATPAAPGSQTLDKEAFLRLLVTQLRYQDPTNPLDSREFAVQLAQFSTVEQLIEINKALTAQNDAYGALAQGIHNSVAAGLVGKVIEAEGSRIRWTGEQAAAFRFVLDGNAQQVSVQIRNESGQLVRTIQLGPQAAGEHELSWDGRDDSGKSLPAGTYILEVTATNAEGDPIAARTMVRGRVDRVTFGPEGILLWIGTYAIPLQNVRGVTSA, from the coding sequence ATGTCGCTCATTGCCCCTATCGAAGCTATTCGTAACCAAGCGCTCCAAGCCACACCAGCAGCGCCGGGTTCACAAACGCTGGATAAAGAAGCTTTCCTGCGGTTGCTGGTCACCCAGCTGCGCTATCAAGACCCAACCAATCCGCTCGATAGCCGGGAGTTTGCCGTGCAGCTAGCGCAGTTTAGCACGGTTGAGCAGCTGATTGAAATCAACAAAGCGCTGACAGCGCAAAATGATGCTTACGGGGCCCTAGCCCAAGGCATTCATAACAGCGTAGCGGCCGGGCTGGTGGGGAAGGTGATCGAAGCCGAAGGCAGCCGTATCCGCTGGACAGGTGAACAGGCCGCAGCCTTCCGGTTTGTGCTCGACGGCAACGCACAGCAAGTAAGTGTGCAGATTCGCAACGAGTCTGGCCAGCTGGTGCGCACCATACAGCTTGGACCTCAAGCTGCAGGAGAGCATGAGCTTTCCTGGGATGGGCGAGACGATTCAGGAAAGTCCTTGCCAGCCGGCACCTATATCCTAGAAGTGACAGCAACCAATGCCGAAGGCGATCCGATAGCCGCACGCACAATGGTACGTGGACGCGTCGATCGCGTGACGTTTGGTCCAGAGGGCATTCTGCTTTGGATAGGCACCTATGCGATTCCCTTGCAAAACGTTCGCGGCGTAACCTCAGCGTAA
- a CDS encoding flagellar export protein FliJ, which produces MRGKKFRFSLQSVLRLRQHQTEQAAEALAQITHARLQLEQQLAQAQKELETLEKQLILAQPTLDPVQLRRYEAHWLSARRQLRTLEQQLENLRRQEAEARQQVLECHQAEASLERLRDHQKAQHTQAELAAENAWLDEHATGAYVRKHLHLRMP; this is translated from the coding sequence ATGCGCGGCAAGAAATTCCGCTTTTCGCTCCAAAGCGTGCTGCGCCTACGGCAGCACCAGACCGAACAGGCTGCTGAAGCCTTGGCCCAGATCACGCACGCCCGCTTGCAGTTGGAGCAACAGCTTGCCCAAGCCCAGAAAGAGCTCGAAACATTGGAAAAACAGCTCATCTTAGCGCAACCCACCCTGGATCCCGTGCAGCTTAGGCGTTACGAAGCACACTGGTTAAGTGCACGGCGTCAATTGCGCACCTTAGAGCAGCAGCTGGAAAACCTACGTCGCCAAGAGGCCGAAGCACGACAACAGGTGCTCGAATGCCATCAAGCCGAGGCTTCTCTTGAACGCCTACGCGACCACCAAAAAGCCCAACATACCCAAGCCGAGCTAGCTGCTGAAAATGCCTGGCTCGATGAGCACGCTACAGGCGCTTACGTCCGCAAGCACCTACACCTGAGGATGCCATGA
- a CDS encoding FliI/YscN family ATPase: MPELPSPEASFTAHCLRQIRKHPPRPLHFGKVQSVVGLLIEASDLPAAVGELCYIHEGEQPEARRIKAEVVGLRGRTTLLMPLELTRGLRAGCLVEPSTLPLTVRVGQAMLGRVIDASGRPIDGKGPLHLTEEQPVHSDPPPPLTRRMIDTPLLTGIRAIDTFLTLGRGQRIGIFSGSGVGKSTLLGMIARRARADVNVIALIGERGREVQEFIADNLGDEGLRRSIVVAVTGDQAAINRVKGASVAMAQREIGLAVGEPPTTRGYTPSVFALLPRLLERAGPGAQGSITGIFTVLVDADDMNDPIGDAVRGILDGHIVLSRQLAHANHFPAIDVLQSVSRVMPRITTAEHRALVEEARRLLAMYREAEDLIRVGAYEMGTRPELDRAIMAYDMLMAFLRQGVDETSEDPVGDLAALLKSLPPAKPPAKSR, from the coding sequence ATGCCTGAACTCCCTTCCCCTGAGGCATCATTTACAGCCCACTGCTTGCGGCAGATTCGCAAGCATCCACCGAGACCCCTGCATTTTGGCAAAGTTCAGAGTGTGGTGGGTTTGCTGATCGAAGCCTCCGATCTACCCGCTGCTGTGGGCGAGCTATGCTATATCCATGAGGGAGAGCAGCCAGAGGCGCGGCGCATCAAGGCCGAGGTCGTTGGTCTACGTGGACGCACCACACTCCTCATGCCCCTGGAGCTGACGCGTGGGCTTAGAGCCGGGTGCCTGGTTGAACCTTCAACCCTTCCCCTAACCGTCCGCGTGGGCCAGGCGATGCTAGGCCGCGTGATCGATGCCAGTGGTCGCCCTATCGATGGTAAAGGTCCGCTGCATTTGACCGAAGAGCAACCCGTGCACAGCGACCCTCCTCCGCCACTTACGCGCCGCATGATCGATACCCCCCTGCTAACGGGCATCCGAGCAATCGACACGTTCTTAACCCTAGGCCGTGGGCAACGCATCGGTATTTTTTCGGGGTCTGGCGTGGGTAAAAGTACGCTCCTGGGCATGATTGCCCGCCGTGCCCGTGCCGACGTAAACGTGATCGCCTTAATTGGCGAGCGCGGTCGCGAAGTGCAAGAATTCATTGCCGACAACTTGGGCGACGAAGGGTTACGCCGGTCGATTGTTGTAGCCGTCACTGGCGATCAAGCCGCCATCAACCGGGTCAAAGGAGCAAGCGTGGCCATGGCCCAGCGCGAAATTGGACTGGCCGTAGGCGAGCCCCCGACCACGCGCGGCTACACCCCAAGTGTCTTTGCCCTGCTCCCTCGGCTGCTGGAGCGTGCTGGCCCAGGTGCCCAAGGCAGCATCACGGGCATCTTCACCGTGCTTGTCGACGCCGACGACATGAACGACCCTATTGGAGATGCCGTCCGCGGCATCCTCGACGGGCACATTGTGCTTTCGCGCCAACTAGCCCATGCCAACCATTTTCCTGCCATCGATGTCCTGCAAAGCGTCAGCCGCGTCATGCCGCGCATCACCACAGCCGAACACCGCGCGCTCGTCGAGGAAGCCCGACGCCTGCTGGCCATGTATCGCGAAGCCGAAGATCTTATTCGCGTCGGCGCTTATGAAATGGGAACCCGGCCTGAACTCGACCGCGCCATTATGGCCTATGACATGCTTATGGCCTTCCTGCGCCAAGGCGTCGACGAAACCTCTGAAGACCCCGTTGGCGACCTAGCCGCCCTCTTAAAAAGCTTGCCGCCAGCAAAACCCCCAGCCAAATCCCGATAG
- a CDS encoding FliH/SctL family protein has translation MARLISLVEHLKTQPERPFPPRLTKTQLRVPADPEETQAFRHHGLLRRQQARQAQPIEIDAGEWMQTENIFRISAEENDPPPQDAMDESALKAKLEAEWQQKLEVAIAQARAEGEAAGRAAAETEWRERLLRLQAEWADELERLRQAWYAYTRQLEPMLVEIALEVAEALLDAPLPESLKGVSARVLAEAVEQLARETPIEISIHPVDFLRLQEQGVIAQLESRHPELRWQLNPALKEGDWVVQTPSAMRRNIRQELLQTLRQRLGLLPAVPEASDQAPDNHA, from the coding sequence ATGGCCCGGCTTATCTCTTTGGTTGAGCACCTCAAAACGCAGCCTGAGCGGCCCTTCCCGCCACGGCTCACCAAGACCCAACTGCGAGTGCCGGCAGATCCGGAGGAAACGCAAGCTTTTCGTCACCACGGCCTACTGCGGCGCCAGCAAGCCCGGCAGGCCCAGCCCATCGAAATTGATGCAGGCGAGTGGATGCAAACAGAGAACATCTTTCGCATTTCTGCTGAAGAAAATGACCCACCCCCACAGGATGCCATGGATGAATCTGCGCTCAAGGCCAAGCTGGAAGCCGAGTGGCAGCAAAAGCTCGAAGTAGCCATCGCACAGGCCCGCGCTGAAGGCGAAGCGGCTGGTCGTGCTGCTGCTGAAACCGAATGGCGCGAGCGCCTGCTTCGGCTTCAAGCTGAGTGGGCTGACGAGCTAGAACGCCTCCGCCAAGCCTGGTATGCCTATACCCGTCAGCTCGAGCCCATGCTGGTAGAAATCGCGCTCGAGGTAGCTGAAGCGCTTCTGGATGCCCCGCTTCCGGAAAGCCTTAAAGGCGTTTCCGCACGTGTCTTAGCCGAGGCGGTTGAGCAGCTGGCCCGAGAAACCCCGATTGAGATCTCAATACACCCAGTCGACTTCCTGCGCCTTCAAGAACAGGGCGTGATTGCCCAGCTTGAAAGTCGTCATCCTGAGCTGCGTTGGCAGCTTAACCCTGCACTGAAAGAAGGCGACTGGGTCGTGCAAACCCCCTCAGCGATGCGCCGCAACATCCGCCAGGAACTGCTCCAAACCTTGCGCCAACGCTTAGGACTGCTGCCGGCCGTCCCAGAAGCTTCGGACCAAGCACCAGATAACCATGCCTGA
- the fliG gene encoding flagellar motor switch protein FliG — protein sequence MATKAKATDRPVAELTVHDLTGAQKAAVLLIAMGTQAAAKILKYLRDDEVERISIEIARMRNVSADVVEAVLLDYRDSALAHDYIAQGGLQFAREALEAALGPRRAEEILMRVEAAMQVSAFHLLQTVETAQLVNFIQNEHPQTAALILAHLNARKAADIISNLPEELRTEIMYRLATMGKTSPELLRDIEDVIRQHISAVFGAELSTSGGVEKVAEILNSTSRTVERTLLDAIRERDPELAASIKALMFTFDDLAHISDRDMQRLLTEVDQKDIALALKAASGELKEKILRNVSERAAKMIQEELELMGPVRVRDVDEAQRRILETAQRLEEQEEITLTRTSQELLI from the coding sequence ATGGCCACCAAAGCCAAAGCGACCGATCGGCCTGTTGCCGAGCTGACCGTGCACGACCTGACAGGAGCGCAGAAAGCGGCCGTCCTGCTCATTGCCATGGGCACGCAGGCAGCGGCTAAGATTCTCAAATACCTGCGCGACGATGAGGTCGAAAGAATCTCTATCGAGATTGCACGCATGCGAAACGTCAGCGCCGATGTCGTTGAGGCCGTCTTGCTGGACTATCGCGACTCGGCCCTGGCCCACGATTACATTGCCCAAGGAGGGCTTCAATTTGCGCGGGAAGCCCTAGAAGCAGCCCTTGGCCCACGACGTGCCGAAGAAATCCTAATGCGCGTCGAAGCCGCCATGCAGGTGTCGGCCTTTCACCTGTTACAAACCGTTGAAACCGCCCAGCTCGTCAACTTCATCCAGAATGAGCATCCACAGACCGCTGCGCTTATTCTGGCCCATTTGAATGCCCGCAAGGCTGCCGATATCATCTCAAACCTGCCCGAAGAGTTGCGCACGGAAATCATGTACCGGCTGGCCACGATGGGCAAAACCTCGCCAGAGCTGCTACGTGACATTGAAGACGTCATCCGTCAACACATTAGCGCGGTGTTTGGCGCTGAGCTCAGCACTTCGGGTGGCGTCGAAAAGGTTGCCGAAATTCTCAACAGCACCAGCCGAACGGTCGAGCGCACGCTGCTGGATGCTATCCGTGAGCGCGATCCCGAACTGGCCGCTTCGATTAAGGCCTTGATGTTTACGTTTGACGATCTGGCCCATATCAGCGATCGGGACATGCAGCGTCTGCTGACGGAAGTGGACCAAAAAGACATTGCCCTGGCCCTCAAAGCCGCCTCAGGCGAGCTCAAAGAAAAGATTCTCCGCAACGTCAGCGAACGCGCAGCGAAGATGATCCAAGAGGAACTCGAGCTCATGGGACCTGTCCGCGTGCGCGACGTCGACGAAGCCCAGCGACGCATTCTCGAAACAGCACAACGTCTGGAAGAACAAGAAGAGATCACCTTGACGCGCACAAGCCAAGAACTATTGATTTAA